The Terriglobales bacterium genome contains the following window.
ACCGGAACGGACGTGGCCATGGAGAGCGGATCGATCACGTTAGTGAAGGGCGACTTACGCGGAATTTTGCGCGCTCGCCGGCTGAGCCAGGCCACGCTTCGCAATATCCGGCAAAATTTATTTTTTGCATTTGTTTATAACGCTCTGGGAATACCCATCGCTGCCGGTGTGCTGTATCCCTTCTTGGGAATCTTGCTCAATCCCATGATCGCTGCTGCAGCCATGAGCTTCAGCTCGGTGAGTGTGATTACCAACTCGCTGCGGCTGCGAAGGCTACAGCTGTGATTTACCGCTGAGACGCGGAGGTTCGTGGAGGTACCCTGAATCGTCAGGGCAGCTCATGGTTCAAAGGAGGGCAGCGTGCAGTTGTATCCATATCTGACATTCGACGGAGAGTGCGAAGCGGCCTTTAAGTTCTACGAGGAGTGTCTACGCGGCAGGACCATCTTCATGGTGACGTATGAGAATACTCCCATGGACCTGCAAGCGCCGCCTGATTGGCGAAAGAAGATCAGCCACGCCACGTTCGCTCTTGCCGAGTTCATGTTTTACGGCGCAGACGCGTTGCCTGGACACTATCAGAAACCGCAGGGCTTCGCGCTACAGCTCAATCTTAGTAATGCAGTGGAAGCCGAGCGCATCTTCAATGCCCTGGCAAAAAACGGAATGGTTCAAATGCCGCTGCAGGAAACATTTTGGGCGCTTCGTTTCGGCGTACTCGTTGACCAATTTGGAATCCAATGGCACATCAACTGCGAGAAGCCGGCCTGACCGCTCTGTGCATCCAGTAAAAGCGCAGTGTTTTCCGCAACCGGCTAGAGTTGCTTCAGGTATTCCATGATTTCAGGCTTGGTCCATTCGACGGGGCCAATGAATTTGCGGCGGATCACGCCTTGGGTATCAATAATGAAGGTCTCAGGATATCCATCGGTTTTGTACAGTTTTGTAGTTCCGTAGAGGGTGCTGGCGTTCGGTTCTTCCGGATTGCTGTTGGTAACTGGATCGCGGACCGTAAGCAGATTGACGTTGTACTGGCGCAGGAATCGGTGGTAGGTGTCCGGGTCCTGATCTACACTGACCGCGAGCACGTTGACCCGGTCTTTCAATTGCGACTGCATCGCGACCAGCGATGGCACCTCCTCAACGCACGGCGGACACCAGGTAGCCCAAAAGTTCAATACGATCACCTTACCGTGTAAATCATGCAAAGAAACGGTTCGGTCAGAATCCTTCACGGTAAAATCGGGCGCGCGCTTGCCCACCAGATTAGGTTCCGAGCCACGATCACAGCCACAGGCCAGCAGAAACGCAAGCAGCAGGCCCATCCAGCATGTCCTCTTCTTCAGCGTAACGTGCATAGTTCGTATAATAAAAGGTTCCACCATGATTGTACGTTGTGTTGTTGGTTTGGCAGTACGCAAGGTGACCGCGAAAATTTTATAGTCTTTCCGGCCCCTCGGACAATCTATTCCATGAGGGCCGGAACCAATGTTCCCGGAGCGATGAATGGTTTATTTGACGCGACGAACTGAATTCTCTGCCTCGCATTATTATCACAATCCGGAATTTTCTGCCGAAGAAAACCGCCGTATCTTCGGCAAGTGTAATAACCCTCATGGACACGGGCATAACTATACGCTGGAAGTTACCGTGAAGGGCGAGATTGATTCCAAGTCAGGTTTTGTTGTGGACCTGAAGCAGTTGAAAGACATAATGAACCGCGAGGTGATTGATGCGCTCGACCACCGGCATTTGAACAAAGAGGTCCCGGAGTTCGAGCATCAGGTCCCGACTTCGGAGAACCTGGCGGTAGCCATCTGGAAGCGATTGCAGCCCAAGTTGAGTGTTGCGCGGCTGCACCGGGTAAGGCTGTATGAAACCTCCGATTTGTTCGTAGATTTTTACGGAGAAGCATGAAAGCGCATCTGACACGGCGATACAGGTTTTCAGCCTCGCACCGGCTGCATAATGACGCTATGACAGCGGAAGAAAACTGGGCGACGTATGGCAAATGCAACAATCCGCACGGCCACGGACACAATTATGTTCTGGAGGTCACGGTCAGCGGACAGGTGGACCCGAGCACAGGCATGGTGTGCAATCTTGCTGACCTCGATGGCTTTGTAGAGCAGGAGATTGTAGAGCGCTACGGCTACATGAACCTCAACACACTGGATGAATTCCAGAAGCTGGTTCCTACAACCGAGAATCTGTGCCTGGAAATTTTTGGACGGCTACAGAAAGGATTTCGTCCCGCAAAGGTTGAGAAAATAAGGATTGAAGAGACCATGATGAACTCATTCGAATATGCCGGCGGCGGAGAATTGGCGCATTAATTATGGGGAAGTCTAGTGATGGGAAGGGAAGTATGAAGTCAAAAATAGAGCCGGTTTCGTTGACCGGAGCCAGCACCGAAGAGCTGTTGCGTGAGCTATTAATACGACTGGGCGAAGACCCAGAGCGTGAAGGACTGCTGCGCACGCCAGAGCGTATGGGACGAGCTTTGCAATATCTGACCAAAGGCTATCAGGAAGATCCGGAAGAGTTGCTCAAGGGGGCGATGTTCACCGTGGATTACGATGAGATGGTCATCGTCAAAGACGTGGAGATGTTCAGCCTGTGCGAGCACCACATACTGCCTTTCTTCGGAAAAGTGCATGTTGCCTACATTCCCAAGGGAAAAGTGATCGGGTTAAGCAAGATCCCGCGGCTGATTGATGCTTTCGCCCGTCGCCTGCAAGTGCAGGAGAGGCTGACCACGCAGATTGCCGAATGTATTCAGAACGCTATCAAGCCCGAAGGCGTAGGTGTTGTCATCGAGGCGCGCCATCTTTGCATGATGATGCGCGGAGTGGAAAAACAACACTCGTCAGCGGTGACTTCTTCCATGCTGGGCTCCTTCCGCGAGCAGCAGCAGACGCGTGATGAATTTCTCGCTCTGATCCGGCAGAAGAGCAGCAACGGGTTCTGACCTCACATGCCAGCTAAGAAAGCCCCTACGAAAAACTCACAGTCACTTCAGGGCAAGGTTGCTGTGATCACCGGCGCCAGCCGTGGCATCGGACTTGCAATCGCAGGGGTACTGGCCGAAGCCGGATGCAAGCTTTGTATCACGGCCCGCAACTACGGGCCCTTGCAGAAAGCTGCGCAAGAGCTTAAAGCACACAAGACGGAAGTCCTGGCAAAGACCTGCGATGTTGGCGATCCTGCATCTGTGGCTGATTTTTTTCACGCAGTCAAAAAGCAGTTTAAGAAAATTGACATCCTTATTAACAATGCCGGTCTGGCGCACCCGCTTGCTGATATAGAAAAACTGGAGTGGGAAGTATGGCAACAGGTCATCCAGGTCAACCTCTCCGGATTGTTTCTGGTCACCCATTCGGCGCTTCCGCTGCTGAATTCGAAGGGCACGATTGTGAATAATCTCTCGGTTGCCGCCAGGCAGGTTTTTAAAGGTTTTTCCGCCTATAATGCCTCCAAATTCGGCGCCCTGGGTTTCACCGAAACCCTGCGTGAAGAGGTGCGCGGACGCGGCATTCGAGTGCTGGCACTCATCCCCGGTGCTGTGGATACGGAGATCTGGCAGCAGTTCTGGCCCGAGGCGCCACGCGAGCGCATGGTTTCTCCCAAGGTTGTTGCCCAGGCGGTGCTGCATGCCATCACTGTGCCGGAGGGAACTTCGGTTTCTGAATTGGTGATTGGGCCAGTGGAAGGAACACTTTAGGAGGCTGAGGACGCATGATCCGTCGCTGTGATGACCGCGATTTTGAGCTGATTTGGGCCATCATCAACGATGGCGCGCAGGCTTATAAAGGGATTATCCCTGCAGATCGCTGGACAGAACCGTATATGTCCCGGGAGAAATTGCAGCATGAAATCGATGAAGGTGTTGTGTTCTGGGGCTACGAGGAGACCGGGACGCTAGCAGGCGTAATGGGCCTGCAACAGGTCCAGGACGTGACTCTCATTCGTCACGCCTATGTTCGGACCAGCAGCCAGAAGCGAGGGATTGGAGCACACTTGCTGTCTCATTTGCGGGAGCTGGCGAACGGTCCGGTATTGATCGGCACGTGGGCTGATGCGGTCTGGGCGATCGGCTTTTACGAAAGATACGGCTTTCAAATCGTTGGTCCCCAGGAGAAGGACCGGCTGCTCAAAAAGTATTGGACTATACCCGAACGCCAGATTGAAACGTCCGTAGTTCTGGCAGACGCGAAGTGGCGGGAGCTCAGCGGTGAGGCGTAACGCTTCCTTGACTCGTTCTAAAACAGCCTACGTCACTATTCGTAGGAAAACCGCTGCGGTCTGGCAGGGAAGAGTTTGATCAGGAGCAGGCCGGCGAGAAATCCTCCAACGTGGGCCCACACGGCCACCCCGCCCGTGTTTTGGTTGGAAGATGTAATCGTGCTGGCGGCTCCCGTGAGGAACTGCACCACGAACCAATAGCCCAGGATGATCCAGGCAGGCAGCCAGGTTAAAAACACGAAGAAAAACGGCACCAGAGTCAAGACACGCGCCGAAGGATACAGCAGGAAATACGCTCCCATAACACCGGCAATCGCGCCACTGGCGCCCACCGTGGGATTGGTGGAGTGCAAGTTAAAAACCGTGTGCACCAGATCGGCCAGGACTCCACAAGACAGATAGAATCCAAGATAGGGCAGATGTCCAAGGTGGTCTTCAACGTTATCGCCGAAGATCCACAGAAACCACATATTGAAGATGATGTGCCACCAGCCACCGTGCAAAAACATCGAGGTCAGAACGGGCAAGACGGCTTCGAGAAAGCCAACGTGGTGGTTTCCGCCGATCCAGGCGGTTATGTTCGCGGGCACAGCGCCAAATTGCGTAAGGAAGAGACCTTGCTGCTCGGGCGAAAGTGTCTGCTGAAAGAGAAAAATCAAAACATTGAGAGCGATCAGAAAGTAATTCACATACGGCGTGGTGTAGCGGGGAGCGTCATCGCGGATAGGGATCATTGGATCGGGAAATAACTATATAGAATACATAATGTAAGGTTGAGATTCAGAATATGGATGGAGTGTTGGTTCTCGATAAGCCGGGCGGGATCACGTCGCATGACGCGGTCAACCGCTTGCGCCGGATTACCGGCGAGCGTTCGATTGGCCACTTAGGCACGCTTGACCCTATGGCAACCGGAGTTTTGCCCATGCTGCTGGGACGCATGACACGGCTGGCACAATTTTATCTGCATTGTGAGAAGGAGTATGAAGGCGAAATTCGGCTGGGATTTGCCACTGATACCTACGATGCCACCGGAGAACCAACCGGATCTTCCAACCAGGTAAATTGCTCGGAAGTTCAGATACGGGAAGTCGCTGAGAGATTCGTGGGAGTGATTGAGCAGACGCCGCCGTCATACTCCGCCAAGAAAATCGCAGGCGTGCCTGCCTATAAGCTGGCCCGCAAAAAACAGACAGTCGAATTGAAGCCAGTGAAAGTCGAAATCAAACAATTTGAGATTGCCGGCGTACAAGGCGATCGCGTGGCGTTTCGCGCTCAAGTCGCCTCGGGAACTTACTTACGTTCCTTGGCCCATGATCTGGGTCAGCAACTGGGAGTCGGCGGTCATCTTGCCCGCCTTCGCAGAACCGCAGTGGGGGAGTTTAAGATAGAAGATGCCTGCAGATTAGAGGACTTAGAGTGTAAAGGAGAAGGATCAGCCCCATCTTTAATGTCCGATAACGAATATTATGTAAAATCTACAATGGATCAGTATTTGCGCCATCCTCGCACGCTGCTTCCGGGCTTTCCCAGTGTTACCGCGCCGCCTGAGGCCCTGCCCCGCCTGTTGAACGGTAACTCGGTAAATCTGCCTGAATTCTCTTCAGCCAAGTTGGTCAAAGTGTTTCGCAACCAGACTGAGCTGGTTGCCATCGTCCAACGAGTTGCGGGTTCGCTGTTCCAGCCTAAGGTCGTATTGGGATCTGCACAGGAGCAGCCAGTCGAAATGGTTCAGCCCCGATAAGCTACGCGACTGGGCTTAGCAGGTCTTTAAGCTCGCGTTCAAAGCTTTTTAGCTTTTCCAGTAGCTCGGGGGTGGCTTCAACAATTTCCCGTTTGGCCTGAAAGACCTTGCGACCATCTTTTTCCACTAAAACTCCCATGACTTCGCCCATGCGCCGTCCCGGCGAACCAATCATGCTCAAACCATTTGGAGTAGCCTCAAACAAGGCGATGCATTGATCGCGGACTACACCCAAGGCCTGAGGATAGCGGTCGAACTGTTCGATGTCGAAGCCTGCCTGGTAAATGCGGGCAAGTTGTTCAGCGGGATCAGGCATAGACTAGGATTCTAGCAAGGCGGACAGGAAAAATTCCTGGCCTGATGGAGCAAATTCGGGAAAGCGCCGTAGTTCTCAAGCATGGCAAAACGTCCGCTGACGAGCGTAACGGGGCACGGCGAGCTCGTTTCAGCGCGGACTTGTTACCTTCTCCCATACGACAACGTACTGAGCCTCCGTGCCAGTTGTTGGGTCAATAGCACGGGCTGTGATGGTTAGGGTGCTCCCATTCAACTCATAAAATCGGACTTGATCGGTACCATTCCAGACTTCGTTCCAAGAAATATCGACGTGATGGGTGACCTTGCCGGCCTCTACCGAGTAAGTGCCCGCATACGCGAACATTGTCTTGTGGAGCGCTACTTGCTCTTCGTCTGTCAGAGCGAGGTCGAGTGGCACTATGCGTCCGCTCGAGGTTCCGATCGCATGCATCCGCCCGTCCGCAGAGTAACTAAGGTACCCAATCGGATGCTCGCCGTACGGAGTTGACCTCTCACCCGTGCCTGTGGTCATTACATGTGACTTCAATTTCCATGTGCCCAGCAATGGGTTCCCGCTCGCGAGCCCGGCAGTGGATCCAGTGACGGCTTTCATATTAGCCTCCGTTTCGCTTTGATTGCACCGGATCGGCGGCGTGCCACTGCCCAAGAGGATGCGGAGTCCGATTCGTAGCGTGACGCTAGAAGCTGGCAGCTAGGAGTTTTACCTACATCTTATAGCGGCCGAGGTCTTCGTCGTTGAGCGACTCCAGCCACTTGCGCAGCTCATCGGAGCTGACACGCTCATTGATGGAGCTGGCGAGCTTGGAAGATTTCAGGACTTCGTCTTCCACGTAGATCGGGCAATCGAGGCGCAGGGCGAGGGCCAGCGCATCTGAGGGGCGTGAGTCTATGCTGATGACGTGACCGTCGCGTTCCATCCAGATGACAGCGTAGAAAGTATCGTCACGCAGTTCACTCACGACGACTTTGTGGACGTGGGTGTTGAGCCCGGTGAGCACGTTCTTGATCAGGTCATGTGTCATCGGACGCGGGGTTGTGACCTTCTCGATCTCCAGGGCAATGGCGTTGGCCTCGTAGACACCGACCCAGATCGGCAATACGGTATCGCCGCCTACGTCCTTGAGGACCACAATAGGCATATTGGTCACCGGATCCATCATCAATCCACGAATTTTCATTTCAACTTCCATTGTTATTCTCCCCGAATCCTTCAAGCTATCATTTCGCCTACCAGGCTATTGGGAAAACTTCCCGTTACTCTAATTAAATGATAAGAACCAACCTCTGGCGACGTCTCGGCGGCAGCGGTAAAATTCAGTGTTTTGTTCTGCGAAGTGCGCCCGATCCACTGATGGCGGGCCTCGTTCTTCCCTTCTACCATTACTTCAAGAACACTTCCTATCTGCTTGCTGTAATTGATTCTTTGAATCTCGCGCTGGCGGTCCATAAGTATCGCAAGCCGCTTTGCTTTCTCCTCGTCCACAATGCTGTCAATCATGCTGATCGCGGGAGTGTGAGGGCGCGGCGAATATTTGAAAGCAAAAACGCCGTCGTATTGCACTTCATCGAGCAATGTGATGGTTTGCTCAAAATCGGAGTTGGTTTCGCCGGGGAAACCAACAATGACGTCCGTCGTAAGACTGATGGGACGCTTGGCTTCTTTGATCCAGCCGATGCGCTCCAGGTATTCTTCGCGGGTATACAGGCGCATCATGGCTTTGAGCGTGTTGGAAGAGCCGCTTTGCACCGGCAGATGCACGTGATCGCAGAGTGTGGGAACAGAATCAATCGCTTCTACGATGTCGCGGGTGAAATCGCGGGGATGCGAAGTGGTAAAGCGCACGCGGCGAATGCCTGTGACCTGCCCGACTGCGGCCAGCAAATCAGCAAACGACTTTTTGCCACTGGGGTCGAGGTACGAATTTACAGTTTGCCCGAGAAGCTGGATATCGGTGTAGCCGGCATCAGCCATCTTCTGGGCCTCGGCCAGCACGGAATCTGATGTGCGGCTGCGCTCCTTGCCGCGGGTATAAGGAACGATGCAGTAAGAGCAGAACTTGTCGCATCCTTCAATAATGGTGATGTATCCGCGATGCGGATTGCTGCGCGCAGTGAACTCGGTCTCAAAGGTTTCATCGGTCTGGCGGTCATCCAGGCCGGTGACGCGTGAGTTCCCTGCTTCAAGCTGCACCAGCATTTGAGGAAGATTGCGATACGAAGCTGATCCGGCGACGAGTGAAACATAAGGAGCGCGCTCGAAAATCTTCTCGCCTTCCTGCTGCGCCACGCATCCTAGCACGCCAAAGCGCTTGCCTTGTTTATGGAATTTCTTGAAATCGTTCAGGCGATTGAAGACCTTTTGTTCGGCCTTGTCGCGGATGGAGCAGGTGTTGTAGAGGACCAATCCGGCCTCTTCCACACTTTCCACTTGGCGGTAACCTTGTGCGACAAGTGTGCCGATGACCTTCTCCGAGTCATGGACGTTCATTTGGCAGCCAAAGGTCTCGATAAAGAACGTCTTTTCGAGCGATTGCGGCATGGTTGATGAGTTCAGTATAGCGCAATCAGACCGAGTGTTTGCCCAATATCGAAGCACCTACAGTTAAAATACGCGAAATCATGTCCTTAGCTTTTGTAAAAATTATGTCTTGTGCTTGACACGTCTGCTCATGGCTGGCACTTTGCAGGGTGAATTGATCTAATTCGAGAAAGAATCTGTGGCGGTTTTCTCGTCGTGGTAAATCTGGAAAAGTTCCACCAGGCCGACTCGCTTAAGCGACTGCAGAGCATATTCGGAAGGATTCACTAACTTGGCGTTGCCACCGCGTTGCTTGACTGCGGTAAGCGTGCGCACCAGGACTCCGATGCCGCTGGAGTCGAGCAACTTGACGTCGCTGAGGTCGAAGACGATACGCGAGTTACCCGAGCCCAGGGTCTGGGTGACGGTCCTGCGAAGGTTATCCACGGCATCGCCCACCATGAGGTCGCCGCGCATGCTGATGACCTGCACGTTCCGGTTTGCGTCTTTGCGGACTTGTATTTCCATGTTGACTCCGCCCACAATGGAGACCTCAGGACTCTCAGCAGATTATAGGCAAAATCGTTGTCTTGTGAAAGGGCGACGATTTGTGATTTCCACTACCGAAAGTACTTACCGCAATATGAAATTTTCGAACAACAAACCTCGAGTGGCTTCCGAACAGGAGATGTGGAATGCAAAATACCAGGCAGGCTCGCATACATCGTTGAAGCCCGATCCATTTTTGCTGCAAGCAGATAAGGATTATGTGCAGCCGCTGTTGCCGGCACGGGGCGATGTGCTGGATCTAGCCGGCGGCGTGGGCCGCCATTCCTTGTTTTACGCTAAGCGAGGCTGGAAGGCGACGCTCATTGACGTCTCAGACCTAGGGACCGCTTTGGCGCAGAAGAATGCCCGCCGCAGAAAATTGAAAATCGAAACCATTACGGCTGATCTGAACCACTATAATCTGCGACAGTTGCCGCAGCGGTTTGATCTAATCCTTGGGTTTTTCTATTTGCAGAGAAACCACTTCCCTGCTCTGGTTGATGTGCTCAAACCCGCCGGTTTGCTGATCTATAAAACCTATCTGCTAGGCACGGTGAAGGGGCCGACGCATCCTTTGCATCTGCTCGAGCCAAACGAACTCTTGCGCGATTTCCCTGGATTAAGGGTGCTGCACTACCGGGAAACCGTGGGAGAAAGCCGCACGGCGGAGTTTGTGGGCAAAAAGGAGTAAAGAATATTCCTGGTTGTTCGTCGCGATTCCCTGCTGTTGTATCCTTTATATTCCTAACTCAGGAGGTTTCTTATGTCGTCTACTGCAATGGACATCAACGCACTCAAAGACCGTATGCGTGACACCTGGATGGCCGGGGATTTCGGCATCATCGCCACCTACATCGTTGCTGCCGCGAATGATTTCATTGGCCGCCTGAATATCGCGTCAGCCAGCCGCGTGCTTGATGTGGCCTGCGGTACCGGCAACACGGCCATTCCGGCAGCCCGCGCCGGAGCGGTGGTTACGGGAGTGGATATCGCTTCGAACCTGATCGAGCAGGCGCGCGCTCGAGCAGCGAAAGAAGGCGTAAAAGCCACGTTCGAAGAAGGCGATGCCGAGCAATTGAAATTTGCCGACGGCTCTTTTGACGCGGTGGTGACCATGTTCGGCGCCATGTTTGCGCCACGCCCCGAGCGCGTGGTCGCCGAGTTCCTGCGCGTGTGCCGGCCGGGAGGGATGATTGCCATGGCAAACTGGACGCCGGATGGATTTGTCGGCGAAAACTTCCGTGCCCAGGCCGCTCATGTTCCTCCTCCTCAGGGCGTTCCCAGGCCAGTGCTTTGGGGAGACGAAGCGACCGTGCGTGAGCGCTTCGGCAAAGGTGTGAGCAAAATCACATGCTCCCGCCAGATGTGCATCTTCAAATTTCCCTTTCCACCCCGCGAGGTGGTGCAGCTCTTCCGCCGGTACTTTGGCCCAACGCAGGTTGCATTCTCCACCCTCGATGCCGGCAAGCAAGCGGCGCTGGCTGCCGATCTCGAAGCCGTGTGGAACAAGCACAATCAGGTGAAAGACGGCACGACTCTGGTCGAGGGAGAGTATCTCGAGGTAAAAGCCATCCGGGCGTAGAGAAGCAAGGCTTAACCGCAGAGGACGCAAAGGAACGCAGAGGCGCACAAATATTCTGCGAGAAGAACTAGGGGATGTTGCCCTAGAATTCCTTCAATTGCTGGCAATATCCCTTGAAGTTGCGGGTAGTTTCAGTCATCGAGTCGCCGCCGAATTTTTCTAAGGCGCTGCGGGCCAGGGTGAGTGCGACCATGGCTTCGCCTGCGACTCCGGCGGCGGGGACAACGCACACATCCGAGCGCTCATAGGCCGCCTTGACGGCCTCGCGGGTTTTAAAGTCTACCGATTCCAGCGGACGCCGCAAGGTGGAAATGGGCTTCAGGTAACCACGCACGATGATGTCCTGTCCGTTGGAGATGCCGCCTTCGATGCCACCGGCGTGGTTTGATTTTCGCGTGAAGCCGGTGAAAGGAAGGTTGTTCCCTTTTTGGTAACCGATCTCATCGTGCACTTGGGAGCCAAAGGAAAGCGCGGAGGCCACGCCGGTTCCGATCTCCACGGCCTTGACCGCCTGTAATGACATCACAGCGGCTGCGAGGTGGGTATCGAGACGCTCATCCCAGTTGGCGTAGGTGCCAAGGCCGGGAGGCACGTTGTGTGCGACAACTTCAAAAACGCCGCCGATAGAGTCGCCGGTCTTGAGGGCGCGGTCTACTTCGGCCTTCATGCGCTGCTCGGTCTCTTCGTCTACGCAGTTGAGCAGAACTTCTTCGCGGCCATGAAGGGCCTGGAGTCGCTCCCAGGGGATTTCGTCCAGGTTCAAGCGGGCGCTGCCCACGGCGACCACGTGGCTTAGAACTTCAATGCCTAATTCCCGCAGGAAGAGCTTGGCCAGAGCGCCAACGGCAACACGGGCGGCTGACTCGCGGGCCGAGGCGCGTTCGAGGATGTAGCGTGCTTCGGGAAAGTTGTACTTGAGGGCGCCCGCGAGATCGGCGTGTCCGGGACGAGGCGACTTTACTTCCTTGTGTTTCTCCGGATCGCCCGCGGCAACCGGCAGCGACTCCTGCCAGTTCTGCCAGTCCTTATTGGCCAGCGTAAGCGCAATGGGCGAGCCGATGGTCTGACCGTGGCGCACGCCAGAGAGGATGTGGGCGGTGTCGCGCTCAATGCGCATGCGTCCGCCGCGTCCGTAGCCTTGTTGACGACGCCATAACTCGCGGTTGACGAATTCCTCGTCAACCTTCAATCCGGCGGGCATGCCGGAGAGCAACGCAACCAGAGCCTCGCCGTGAGACTCACCTGAGGTAGAGAATCGAAGCATAAACCTATAGGTTACAGCAAAAAGTAGATTTGTTGATATCCGTAGAAGCTGGAGATACATGTGCCACTTTTCGATAAGCTGACTGTACACCACCGGCTAGTGCGACCATTGGGCAGGAAGCCCCTAGCTTTCACTTTCCGGTCGCACGCCATCAGCCGCGCGTTACGGCAAAGATCTGGAACTGGCCTGGAATATCGCGCGAAATTAGGATCTGGTAGGCACCTTCTGGAACTTCATCCTCCAGAGGAATGTTCCTGGCAAGGCTGTTCAAGACCGCAGACGGCTCAACATCCCA
Protein-coding sequences here:
- a CDS encoding class I SAM-dependent methyltransferase, producing MKFSNNKPRVASEQEMWNAKYQAGSHTSLKPDPFLLQADKDYVQPLLPARGDVLDLAGGVGRHSLFYAKRGWKATLIDVSDLGTALAQKNARRRKLKIETITADLNHYNLRQLPQRFDLILGFFYLQRNHFPALVDVLKPAGLLIYKTYLLGTVKGPTHPLHLLEPNELLRDFPGLRVLHYRETVGESRTAEFVGKKE
- a CDS encoding class I SAM-dependent methyltransferase — encoded protein: MSSTAMDINALKDRMRDTWMAGDFGIIATYIVAAANDFIGRLNIASASRVLDVACGTGNTAIPAARAGAVVTGVDIASNLIEQARARAAKEGVKATFEEGDAEQLKFADGSFDAVVTMFGAMFAPRPERVVAEFLRVCRPGGMIAMANWTPDGFVGENFRAQAAHVPPPQGVPRPVLWGDEATVRERFGKGVSKITCSRQMCIFKFPFPPREVVQLFRRYFGPTQVAFSTLDAGKQAALAADLEAVWNKHNQVKDGTTLVEGEYLEVKAIRA
- the aroC gene encoding chorismate synthase, which produces MLRFSTSGESHGEALVALLSGMPAGLKVDEEFVNRELWRRQQGYGRGGRMRIERDTAHILSGVRHGQTIGSPIALTLANKDWQNWQESLPVAAGDPEKHKEVKSPRPGHADLAGALKYNFPEARYILERASARESAARVAVGALAKLFLRELGIEVLSHVVAVGSARLNLDEIPWERLQALHGREEVLLNCVDEETEQRMKAEVDRALKTGDSIGGVFEVVAHNVPPGLGTYANWDERLDTHLAAAVMSLQAVKAVEIGTGVASALSFGSQVHDEIGYQKGNNLPFTGFTRKSNHAGGIEGGISNGQDIIVRGYLKPISTLRRPLESVDFKTREAVKAAYERSDVCVVPAAGVAGEAMVALTLARSALEKFGGDSMTETTRNFKGYCQQLKEF